A genomic stretch from Lathyrus oleraceus cultivar Zhongwan6 chromosome 2, CAAS_Psat_ZW6_1.0, whole genome shotgun sequence includes:
- the LOC127120307 gene encoding BEL1-like homeodomain protein 4, whose amino-acid sequence MGIAGASVPFVSSSSSSVIYLKKHHNQTLRYCSTSNSMSQDYQQAIFGFSSNGFERASQQQQQIQRDKMRLLQGFDSSAAAAAALDEEERGGGGVYETAGMLSEMFNFADPSTTAELLETARFRSSSSSSSRHHHHHQQQQQQQTTSENNNWYGNNRQGMQHQISSINVAGDSAAAMQLFLTNPSQSHQTTTSSSSPPPPQNSSTLHMLLPSPPSNNSLQGFPNSGNNFGQFTWGGDSVEGQGQGQRQGQGLSLSLSSSLEAAKAEEELRMGGGGGGDNSFLYYNNQGVGGPSSSYPYKPNHQALNLQLQGGGTNINGGYQLQTHQGGFGSVVVNVLRNSKYMKATQELLQEFCSVGRGQFIKKKIKFNPNPNNSSSNASGDPIIPSSSSKDNPPLPLSAADKIEHQRRKVKLLSMLDEVDRRYNHYCEQMQVVVNSFDVMMGFGAAIPYTALAQKAMSRHFRCLKDAITAEVKKSCEMLGEKEGAGGGLTKGETPRLKALEQSLRQQRAFHQMGMMDQEAWRPQRGLPERSVNVLRAWLFEHFLHPYPSDADKHLLARQTGLSRNQVSNWFINARVRLWKPMVEEMYQQELNEAEMAEERERNNQSNSNSDHQTQTPPTSSTATDQPPPPQPQPQPTRKRSDINAHENDSSLVAINRQQDFSENQAIQSTSTTATTINVTTASDMALAPPFDSDLSPHRSMVMDDTCRYGSLVAEDYETAADVNADIGSSTLIRFGPTNGDVSLTLGLRHAGNMPDKNNFLY is encoded by the exons ATGGGAATAGCAGGAGCATCTGTACCatttgtttcttcttcttcttcttctgttaTTTACTTGAAGAAACACCATAACCAAACCTTGAGATATTGTTCAACTTCAAATTCTATGTCACAAGATTATCAGCAAGCAATATTCGGATTCTCCTCGAATGGATTCGAGAGAGCGTCGCAGCAGCAGCAGCAGATCCAGAGGGATAAAATGAGGTTGCTGCAAGGATTTGATTCATCtgcagcagcagcagcagcattAGATGAAGAAGAAAGAGGTGGTGGTGGTGTTTATGAAACAGCAGGTATGTTATCAGAGATGTTTAATTTCGCTGATCCTTCAACCACTGCTGAATTATTAGAAACGGCGAGGTTTCGatcttcgtcttcttcttcatcaagacatcatcatcatcatcaacagcagcaacaacaacaaacaacatCAGAAAACAATAACTGGTATGGTAATAACAGACAAGGGATGCAGCATCAGATTTCGAGTATTAATGTAGCAGGTGATTCAGCTGCTGCCATGCAACTTTTTCTGACAAACCCTTCTCAGTCTCATcaaacaacaacatcatcatcttCTCCTCCACCTCCTCAAAATTCTTCAACTCTTCACATGTTACTCCCTAGCCCTCCCTCTAACAATTCACTACAAGGCTTTCCCAATTCTGGTAATAATTTTGGACAATTCACATGGGGTGGTGATTCTGTGGAAGGACAAGGACAAGGGCAAAGACAAGGCCAAGGTCTTTCATTATCATTATCTTCTTCATTGGAAGCTGCAAAAGCTGAGGAGGAACTGAGAatgggaggaggaggaggaggagaTAATAGTTTTCTGTATTACAATAATCAAGGTGTAGGTGGACCTTCTTCATCCTATCCGTACAAACCAAATCATCAAGCATTAAATTTACAATTACAAGGAGGAGGGACTAATATTAATGGAGGATACCAATTACAAACTCATCAGGGAGGATTTGGAAGTGTAGTTGTAAATGTTTTGAGAAACTCAAAATACATGAAAGCCACTCAAGAATTGCTTCAAGAATTTTGCAGTGTTGGAAGGGGTCAATTTATTAAGAAGAAGATTAAGTTCAATCCAAACCCTAATAATTCCTCCTCCAATGCTTCCGGTGATCCTATCATtccttcatcttcatcaaaaGACAATCCTCCTCTCCCTTTGTCTGCTGCTGATAAGATTGAGCATCAAAGAAGGAAGGTCAAACTTCTATCCATGCTTGACGAG GTGGACAGAAGATACAATCACTATTGCGAACAAATGCAAGTGGTAGTGAACTCATTCGACGTAATGATGGGTTTTGGAGCAGCGATTCCATACACAGCACTAGCACAGAAAGCAATGTCTCGTCATTTCCGGTGTCTAAAGGATGCAATAACAGCAGAGGTGAAGAAAAGTTGTGAGATGTTAGGAGAGAAAGAAGGTGCAGGAGGAGGATTAACGAAAGGAGAGACACCTAGACTTAAGGCACTTGAACAAAGCCTAAGACAACAGAGAGCGTTTCATCAGATGGGTATGATGGATCAAGAAGCTTGGAGACCACAAAGAGGATTGCCTGAACGTTCTGTCAATGTTTTGAGAGCTTGGCTTTTTGAACATTTTCTACACCC GTATCCAAGTGATGCAGATAAGCATCTATTAGCACGACAAACTGGGCTATCACGAAACCAG GTATCAAACTGGTTCATAAATGCCAGGGTTAGATTGTGGAAACCTATGGTGGAAGAGATGTACCAACAAGAACTTAATGAAGCAGAGATGGCAGAAGAGAGAGAAAGAAACAACCAAAGCAATAGCAACAGTGACCACCAAACACAGACACCACCAACATCATCAACAGCAACAGATCAGCCACCACCACCACAACCACAACCACAACCAACCAGAAAAAGATCCGATATCAATGCACATGAAAACGACTCTTCACTGGTTGCAATCAATAGACAGCAAGACTTCTCGGAAAACCAAGCAATCCAATCCACCTCCACCACCGCAACCACCATCAACGTCACCACCGCCTCTGACATGGCTTTGGCTCCACCCTTCGATTCAGATCTGTCCCCACACAGATCGATGGTCATGGATGACACGTGTCGGTATGGCAGCTTAGTTGCAGAAGATTATGAGACAGCAGCCGATGTTAATGCTGACATTGGATCATCAACTCTTATCAGATTTGGGCCCACTAATGGTGACGTGTCACTCACTTTAGGGCTACGACACGCCGGGAATATGCCTGATAAAAACAACTTTCTCTATTAG